One segment of Streptomyces sp. NBC_00576 DNA contains the following:
- a CDS encoding IS701 family transposase, with protein MTPEEMASVRGDLEAFAAELFDGFFRADQRRWGQAYVRGLLLDGQRKSVEPMAARLGEDGNRQALAHFITSSPWDPAHVRARLAWRMHEAVGPEALIVDDTGFLKDGDASACVSRQYTGTAGKVTNCQVGVSLHLANDRASAAIDWRLFLPASWDPDAPEADADKIARRGRCGIPAQVGHVEKWQLALDMIDETRSWGIDVPLVVADAGYGDAAAFRLGLEERKLPYAVGISSRHTAQPADARPVQPAYAGTGRPPKMQYPEPAQTMKDLVVAAGRAAARPVSWREGSRPGKSRSGFKRMYSRFVALRIRPAGRGIRRATDDPELPERWLLAEWPATEPEPVQFWLSNLPSGMPLATLVRLAKLRWRIEHDYREMKQALGLAHFEGRTWNGWHHHVTLVSAAHAFCTLQRLAPDPKDATQA; from the coding sequence GTGACACCTGAGGAGATGGCCTCGGTCCGGGGGGACTTGGAGGCGTTCGCGGCGGAGTTGTTCGACGGGTTCTTCCGTGCGGATCAGCGGCGGTGGGGGCAGGCGTATGTGCGCGGGCTGCTGCTGGACGGGCAGCGCAAGTCGGTGGAGCCGATGGCGGCCCGTCTGGGTGAGGACGGCAACCGGCAGGCGCTGGCGCACTTCATCACCTCCAGCCCGTGGGATCCCGCGCACGTGCGGGCCCGGCTGGCCTGGAGGATGCACGAGGCGGTCGGTCCCGAGGCGTTGATCGTGGACGACACTGGCTTCCTCAAGGACGGGGATGCCTCGGCGTGTGTGTCGCGGCAGTACACCGGCACCGCGGGCAAGGTCACCAACTGCCAGGTGGGCGTCTCGCTGCACCTGGCCAACGACCGTGCCTCGGCCGCGATCGACTGGCGGCTGTTCCTGCCCGCATCCTGGGATCCCGACGCGCCGGAGGCCGATGCGGACAAGATCGCCCGCCGCGGCCGGTGCGGGATTCCCGCTCAGGTGGGGCATGTGGAGAAGTGGCAGCTGGCCCTGGACATGATCGACGAGACCCGGTCGTGGGGCATCGACGTTCCTTTGGTCGTCGCGGACGCCGGATACGGCGATGCCGCCGCCTTCCGGCTGGGCCTGGAGGAACGCAAACTGCCCTATGCAGTGGGGATTTCCTCGCGCCATACCGCCCAGCCCGCCGACGCCCGGCCCGTCCAGCCCGCCTATGCGGGCACCGGCCGGCCACCCAAAATGCAGTACCCCGAGCCTGCGCAGACCATGAAAGACCTGGTCGTCGCGGCCGGGAGGGCGGCGGCGAGACCGGTGTCGTGGCGGGAAGGCTCCCGGCCGGGCAAGAGCCGAAGCGGCTTCAAGCGTATGTACTCCCGGTTCGTCGCCCTGCGCATCCGCCCGGCCGGCCGCGGCATCCGCCGGGCCACCGACGATCCTGAACTGCCCGAGCGGTGGCTGCTGGCGGAATGGCCCGCAACCGAGCCCGAGCCGGTCCAGTTCTGGCTCTCGAACCTGCCCTCCGGCATGCCACTGGCCACGCTGGTGCGGCTGGCCAAGCTCCGCTGGCGCATTGAGCACGACTACCGCGAAATGAAGCAGGCCCTGGGACTGGCCCACTTCGAAGGCCGCACCTGGAACGGATGGCACCACCACGTCACCCTCGTCTCCGCCGCCCACGCCTTCTGCACTCTGCAACGACTGGCACCAGACCCAAAAGACGCCACGCAGGCCTGA
- the recX gene encoding recombination regulator RecX: MTRRTDWAEYAYPGASEDRGDGGTAGGGDSGYGDTGPYGGGHGTHERDGAYEGDGGVGSRRGEGLPGDSRRRGDGSPGDRRRRGGGDLSGERGPYGEGGSRGEGSRGGRGRRRQRGFGEPGGDPQDGGSVSSSRAEIAEPPADPAERARAICLRLLTGTPRTRKQLADALRKREIPDEVAEEVLTRFEEVGLINDSAFADAWVESRHHGRGLARRALVQELRTKGVDSTLIDEAVGQLDSEQEETTAGELVARKLRATRGLDRDKRLRRLAGMLARKGYPPGMALRVVRQALEAEGEDIEFFGGEGF, translated from the coding sequence GTGACACGACGAACCGACTGGGCCGAGTACGCCTATCCCGGTGCCTCGGAAGACCGGGGCGACGGGGGCACCGCCGGGGGCGGTGACAGCGGCTACGGGGATACCGGGCCATACGGGGGTGGCCACGGGACCCACGAGCGCGACGGGGCGTACGAGGGCGACGGAGGCGTCGGATCGCGTCGCGGTGAGGGCCTGCCGGGGGACAGCCGACGTCGCGGCGACGGTTCACCGGGAGACAGGCGTCGCCGTGGCGGTGGAGACCTGAGCGGTGAAAGGGGCCCGTACGGCGAGGGCGGCTCACGCGGTGAGGGCTCGCGTGGTGGGCGTGGTCGTCGTCGGCAGCGCGGCTTCGGTGAGCCGGGCGGCGACCCACAGGACGGAGGTTCCGTTTCCTCGTCGAGGGCCGAGATTGCGGAACCGCCGGCGGACCCGGCTGAGCGGGCGCGGGCGATCTGTCTGCGCCTGCTCACCGGGACCCCGCGTACGCGGAAGCAGCTCGCGGACGCCCTTCGCAAGCGTGAGATCCCGGACGAAGTGGCCGAGGAGGTGCTGACGCGGTTCGAGGAAGTCGGACTGATCAACGACAGCGCGTTCGCGGACGCCTGGGTCGAGTCCCGTCACCACGGCCGGGGACTGGCCCGGCGGGCGCTCGTACAGGAACTGCGTACCAAGGGCGTGGACTCGACGCTCATCGACGAGGCCGTCGGGCAGCTCGACTCCGAACAGGAGGAGACGACCGCGGGTGAACTCGTCGCCCGCAAGTTGCGTGCGACCCGCGGCCTCGACCGCGACAAGCGGCTGCGGCGCCTGGCGGGCATGCTCGCCCGCAAGGGCTACCCCCCGGGCATGGCCCTGCGGGTGGTGCGGCAGGCGCTGGAGGCGGAGGGCGAGGACATCGAGTTTTTCGGCGGCGAGGGATTCTGA
- the recA gene encoding recombinase RecA: MAGTDREKALDAALAQIERQFGKGAVMRLGERPNEPIEVIPTGSTALDVALGVGGLPRGRVVEVYGPESSGKTTLTLHAVANAQKAGGQVAFVDAEHALDPEYAKKLGVDIDNLILSQPDNGEQALEIVDMLVRSGALDLIVIDSVAALVPRAEIEGEMGDSHVGLQARLMSQALRKITGALSQSGTTAIFINQLREKIGVMFGSPETTTGGRALKFYASVRLDIRRIETLKDGTDAVGNRTRVKVVKNKVAPPFKQAEFDILYGHGISREGGLIDMGVEHGFVRKAGAWYTYEGDQLGQGKENARNFLKDNPDLANEIEKKILEKLGVGVRPEKPAAEPGADAAVTVAPDGAAKAVPAPASAAKTTKAKATATAVKS, from the coding sequence ATGGCAGGAACCGACCGCGAGAAGGCGCTCGACGCCGCGCTCGCACAGATTGAACGGCAGTTCGGCAAGGGCGCAGTGATGCGCCTGGGCGAGCGGCCGAATGAACCCATCGAGGTCATCCCCACCGGGTCGACCGCGCTCGACGTCGCACTCGGTGTCGGCGGCCTGCCGCGCGGCCGAGTGGTGGAGGTGTACGGCCCGGAGTCCTCCGGGAAGACGACCCTGACCCTGCACGCGGTGGCGAACGCACAGAAGGCCGGTGGCCAGGTCGCGTTCGTGGACGCGGAGCACGCCCTCGACCCCGAGTACGCGAAGAAACTCGGCGTCGACATCGACAACCTGATCCTGTCCCAGCCGGACAACGGTGAGCAGGCCCTGGAGATCGTGGACATGCTGGTCCGCTCCGGCGCCCTCGACCTCATCGTCATCGACTCCGTTGCCGCGCTCGTCCCGCGCGCGGAGATCGAGGGCGAGATGGGTGACTCGCACGTGGGTCTGCAGGCTCGTCTGATGAGCCAGGCGCTCCGCAAGATCACCGGTGCGCTGAGCCAGTCCGGGACCACCGCGATCTTCATCAACCAGCTCCGCGAGAAGATCGGCGTGATGTTCGGCTCGCCGGAGACCACGACCGGTGGCCGGGCGCTCAAGTTCTACGCCTCGGTGCGGCTCGACATCCGTCGCATCGAGACCCTGAAGGATGGCACCGACGCGGTCGGCAACCGCACCCGCGTCAAGGTCGTCAAGAACAAGGTCGCGCCGCCCTTCAAGCAGGCCGAGTTCGACATCCTCTACGGGCACGGCATCAGCCGCGAGGGCGGTCTGATCGACATGGGTGTGGAGCACGGCTTCGTCCGTAAGGCCGGCGCCTGGTACACGTACGAGGGCGACCAACTCGGCCAGGGCAAGGAGAACGCGCGCAACTTCCTCAAGGACAACCCCGACCTCGCCAACGAGATCGAGAAGAAGATCCTCGAGAAGCTGGGGGTCGGTGTGAGGCCGGAGAAGCCCGCCGCCGAGCCCGGCGCGGACGCGGCGGTCACGGTCGCCCCGGACGGGGCCGCGAAGGCGGTTCCGGCTCCCGCGTCGGCGGCCAAGACCACCAAGGCCAAGGCCACGGCCACGGCGGTCAAGAGCTAG
- a CDS encoding AI-2E family transporter gives MASSDETGQLGQQNSPFDTKPPVPPAGNAAGQGARMPRWLPRAMMLALALVGLFQLGSWAFHQLTGLLINILIAFFAALAIEPAVSRMASRGMRRGLATFLVFIGLLIAIAGFITLLGSMLAGQIIKIVEDFPNYLDSVISWINAHFNTDLKRVDVQEGLLRSDWLRSYVQNSATGVLDVSAQVLGGLFQLLMITLFAFYFAADGPRLRRALCSVLPPARQAEVLRAWEIAVDKTGGYLYSRGLMALISGVAHYVLLEFLSVPYAPVLAVWVGLVSQFIPTIGTYLAGALPMLIAFTVDPWYALWVLVFVVLYQQFENYVLQPKLTAKTVDIHPAVAFGSVIAGTALLGAVGALIAIPAVATLQAFLGAYVKRYDVTDDPRVQGHRGRGTTVLTRLRSLLEGRRAADTQNSEDSKSSEDSAEEPESGSGPGPSSGEGPPPA, from the coding sequence GTGGCATCCTCAGACGAGACCGGGCAGCTCGGACAGCAGAACTCCCCGTTCGACACGAAGCCGCCCGTACCCCCGGCCGGGAATGCCGCCGGGCAGGGCGCGCGCATGCCGCGCTGGCTGCCGCGCGCCATGATGCTGGCGCTTGCCCTCGTCGGCCTGTTCCAGCTGGGCAGTTGGGCCTTTCACCAGCTCACGGGCCTGTTGATCAACATCCTCATCGCGTTCTTCGCCGCGCTCGCGATCGAACCCGCGGTGAGTCGCATGGCGTCGCGCGGTATGCGCCGGGGTCTGGCCACCTTTCTGGTCTTCATCGGCCTGCTCATCGCGATCGCCGGATTCATAACCCTGCTCGGCTCCATGCTCGCGGGCCAGATCATCAAGATCGTCGAGGACTTCCCGAACTATCTCGACTCCGTCATCAGCTGGATCAACGCGCATTTCAACACCGACCTGAAGCGGGTGGACGTCCAAGAGGGCCTGCTCCGGTCCGACTGGCTGCGCAGTTATGTCCAGAACAGCGCCACCGGGGTCCTGGACGTCTCCGCCCAGGTGCTGGGCGGACTCTTCCAGTTGCTGATGATCACACTGTTCGCGTTCTACTTCGCCGCCGACGGGCCGAGACTGCGCCGCGCGCTGTGCTCTGTACTGCCGCCCGCACGGCAGGCCGAGGTGTTGCGCGCGTGGGAGATCGCCGTCGACAAGACCGGCGGCTATCTGTACTCGCGCGGTTTGATGGCGCTCATCTCCGGGGTCGCCCACTACGTCCTGCTGGAGTTCCTGAGCGTGCCGTACGCGCCCGTGCTCGCCGTCTGGGTGGGGCTGGTGTCGCAGTTCATCCCGACCATCGGCACCTATCTCGCGGGCGCCCTGCCGATGCTGATCGCCTTCACAGTCGATCCCTGGTACGCGCTGTGGGTGCTGGTCTTCGTTGTGCTCTACCAGCAGTTCGAGAACTACGTGTTGCAGCCGAAGCTGACCGCGAAGACCGTCGACATCCACCCCGCGGTCGCCTTCGGCTCGGTCATCGCCGGCACCGCGCTCCTCGGCGCCGTCGGCGCGCTGATCGCCATCCCGGCGGTCGCCACGCTCCAGGCGTTCCTGGGGGCGTACGTGAAGCGGTACGACGTCACGGACGACCCTCGTGTCCAGGGACACCGCGGCCGGGGCACGACCGTCCTCACGCGGCTGCGGAGCCTGCTGGAGGGGCGACGGGCTGCGGACACCCAGAACTCCGAGGACTCCAAGAGCTCCGAGGACTCCGCGGAGGAGCCGGAATCGGGGTCGGGGCCAGGGCCGTCGTCAGGGGAAGGCCCCCCGCCCGCGTGA
- a CDS encoding DUF3046 domain-containing protein: MRLTVFWQRMAEHFGSGYADTFARDHVMTELGGRTVHEALDAGWEAKDVWRVVCTEMNVPSENR, from the coding sequence ATGCGGTTGACGGTCTTCTGGCAGCGGATGGCGGAACACTTCGGTTCGGGGTACGCCGACACCTTCGCGCGCGATCACGTGATGACGGAGCTCGGCGGACGGACCGTGCACGAGGCCCTGGACGCCGGCTGGGAGGCCAAGGACGTATGGCGTGTGGTGTGCACGGAGATGAACGTTCCGTCGGAGAACCGGTGA
- a CDS encoding AzlD domain-containing protein: MNVWLETLPVALLAALTAQQAFADGRVLVLDAKAAGLAAAAVALVLRAPFLLVVAATVVVTAGVRAMTG; the protein is encoded by the coding sequence TTGAACGTGTGGCTCGAGACCCTGCCAGTCGCCCTCCTCGCCGCTCTCACGGCCCAGCAGGCCTTCGCCGACGGACGGGTGCTCGTCCTGGACGCGAAGGCTGCAGGGCTCGCTGCAGCCGCCGTGGCGCTGGTACTGCGTGCTCCCTTCCTGCTCGTCGTCGCGGCGACCGTGGTGGTTACGGCGGGGGTCCGGGCGATGACGGGCTGA